A single region of the Malaclemys terrapin pileata isolate rMalTer1 chromosome 20 unlocalized genomic scaffold, rMalTer1.hap1 SUPER_20_unloc_1, whole genome shotgun sequence genome encodes:
- the TIMM17B gene encoding mitochondrial import inner membrane translocase subunit Tim17-B isoform X1: MEEYAREPCPWRIVDDCGGAFTMGMIGGGVFQAVKGFRNAPMGIRHRFKGSVSAIRIRAPQIGGSFAVWGGLFSTIDCGLVKMRGKEDPWNSITSGALTGAVLASRSGPLAMVGSAMMGGILLALIEGVGILLTRYTAQQFQNSNPFGEDPSQLSLKDSPTPPGYPGYGQYQ; the protein is encoded by the exons CCCATGGCGCATCGTGGACGACTGCGGCGGCGCCTTCACCATGGGGATGATCGGTGGGGGGGTCTTCCAGGCCGTCAAGGGCTTCCGAAACGCCCCCATG GGCATCCGACACCGGTTCAAAGGGAGCGTCAGTGCCATCCGCATCAGAGCGCCGCAGATCGGAG gTAGTTTTGCTGTCTGGGGGGGCCTTTTCTCCACCATCGACTGCGGCCTGGTGAAGATGAGGGGGAAGGAAGATCCCTGGAACTCTATCACCAGTGGGGCCCTCACAGGGGCCGTGCTCGCCTCCCGCA GTGGCCCGTTAGCCATGGTCGGCTCAGCCATGATGGGGGGCATTTTACTGGCCTTGATAGAAGGAGTTGGGATCTTACTCACCAGATACACGGCACAGCAATTCCAGAACT ctaaCCCGTTCGGTGAAGACCCCAGTCAGCTGTCCCTGAAGGACAGCCCCACGCCTCCAGGATACCCAGGCTACGGACAATATCAGTGA
- the TIMM17B gene encoding mitochondrial import inner membrane translocase subunit Tim17-B isoform X2, giving the protein MGMIGGGVFQAVKGFRNAPMGIRHRFKGSVSAIRIRAPQIGGSFAVWGGLFSTIDCGLVKMRGKEDPWNSITSGALTGAVLASRSGPLAMVGSAMMGGILLALIEGVGILLTRYTAQQFQNSNPFGEDPSQLSLKDSPTPPGYPGYGQYQ; this is encoded by the exons ATGGGGATGATCGGTGGGGGGGTCTTCCAGGCCGTCAAGGGCTTCCGAAACGCCCCCATG GGCATCCGACACCGGTTCAAAGGGAGCGTCAGTGCCATCCGCATCAGAGCGCCGCAGATCGGAG gTAGTTTTGCTGTCTGGGGGGGCCTTTTCTCCACCATCGACTGCGGCCTGGTGAAGATGAGGGGGAAGGAAGATCCCTGGAACTCTATCACCAGTGGGGCCCTCACAGGGGCCGTGCTCGCCTCCCGCA GTGGCCCGTTAGCCATGGTCGGCTCAGCCATGATGGGGGGCATTTTACTGGCCTTGATAGAAGGAGTTGGGATCTTACTCACCAGATACACGGCACAGCAATTCCAGAACT ctaaCCCGTTCGGTGAAGACCCCAGTCAGCTGTCCCTGAAGGACAGCCCCACGCCTCCAGGATACCCAGGCTACGGACAATATCAGTGA
- the CDK20 gene encoding cyclin-dependent kinase 20 isoform X1, giving the protein MHCRCPRNWGGGGCLEQCIVGRERGGPLRYGVPVQTSQPSMDQYSILGRIGEGAHGIVFKAKNVETGETVALKKVALRRLEDGIPNQALREIKALQEIEENQHVVKLKAVFPHGAGFVLVFEYMLSDLAEVIRNAQQPLTQAQAKGYMLMLLQGVAFCHANNIMHRDLKPANLLISSTGQLKIADFGLARVFSSDAGRLYSHQVATRWYRAPELLYGARKYDEGVDLWAVGCIFAELLNNSPLFPGENDIEQLCCVLRVLGTPSPRVWPEITELPDYNKISFKDHPPIPLEEVLPDAPPQALQLLGRFLVYPSRERVRAAQALLHPYFFTPPLPAHHSELPIPQRGGRTARQGPPHQRNFHIERPVEESVVDPKWVAPYVV; this is encoded by the exons atgcactgcaggTGCCccagaaattggggggggggaggttgcctggagcagtgcattgtgggaagggaaaggggtggTCCCCTCAGATATGGG GTCCCAGTGCAAACCAGTCAGCCCAGCATGGACCAGTacagcatcctgggcaggatcGGGGAAGGAGCCCACGGCATTGTCTTCAAAGCCAAGAACGTAGAG acgGGGGAGACCGTGGCATTGAAGAAGGTCGCTCTGCGGAGACTGGAGGACGGGATCCCGAACCAGGCGCTGCGGGAGATCAAAGCGCTACAGGAGATTGAGGAGAATCAGCAt GTGGTGAAGCTGAAGGCCGTGTTCCCCCACGGCGCAGGCTTCGTGCTGGTGTTCGAGTACATGCTGTCGGACCTGGCCGAGGTGATCCGCAACGCCCAGCAGCCCCTCACGCAGGCCCAGGCGAAAGGCTACATGCTCATGTTGCTGCAGGGGGTGGCCTTCTGCCACGCCAATAACATCATGCACCGG GATCTGAAACCAGCCAATTTACTCATCAGCTCTACGGGGCAGCTGAAGATTGCGGATTTCGGCCTCGCCAGGGTGTTCTCCAGTGACGCAGGCCGGCTCTACAGCCACCAGGTGGCCACCAG GTGGTACCGTGCCCCGGAGCTCCTGTACGGTGCCCGGAAGTATGACGAAGGGGTGGATTTGTG GGCTGTGGGCTGCATTTTTGCTGAGCTGCTGAACAACTCGCCCCTCTTCCCCGGGGAGAACGACATCGAGCAGCTCTGCTGTGTACTCCGGGTGCTGGGGACCCCCAGTCCGCGCGTCTGGCCG GAGATCACGGAGCTGCCTGACTACAACAAGATCTCGTTCAAAGACCACCCGCCCATCCCGCTGGAGGAGGTGCTGCCCGACGCCCCCCCACAGGCCCTGCAGCTGCTCGGGCGCTTCCTGGTCTACCCTTCCCGGGAGCGCGTGAGGGCAGCCCAG gcATTGCTGCATCCCTATTTCTTCACCCCCCCGCTGCCCGCCCACCACTCGGAGCTACCCATTCCCCAGCGAGGGGGCAGGACGGCCCGGCAGGGACCCCCGCACCAGCGCAACTTCCACATCGAGCGGCCCGTGGAAGAGTCTGTGGTGGACCCCAAATGGGTGGCCCCTTATGTGGTGTGA
- the CDK20 gene encoding cyclin-dependent kinase 20 isoform X2 codes for MDQYSILGRIGEGAHGIVFKAKNVETGETVALKKVALRRLEDGIPNQALREIKALQEIEENQHVVKLKAVFPHGAGFVLVFEYMLSDLAEVIRNAQQPLTQAQAKGYMLMLLQGVAFCHANNIMHRDLKPANLLISSTGQLKIADFGLARVFSSDAGRLYSHQVATRWYRAPELLYGARKYDEGVDLWAVGCIFAELLNNSPLFPGENDIEQLCCVLRVLGTPSPRVWPEITELPDYNKISFKDHPPIPLEEVLPDAPPQALQLLGRFLVYPSRERVRAAQALLHPYFFTPPLPAHHSELPIPQRGGRTARQGPPHQRNFHIERPVEESVVDPKWVAPYVV; via the exons ATGGACCAGTacagcatcctgggcaggatcGGGGAAGGAGCCCACGGCATTGTCTTCAAAGCCAAGAACGTAGAG acgGGGGAGACCGTGGCATTGAAGAAGGTCGCTCTGCGGAGACTGGAGGACGGGATCCCGAACCAGGCGCTGCGGGAGATCAAAGCGCTACAGGAGATTGAGGAGAATCAGCAt GTGGTGAAGCTGAAGGCCGTGTTCCCCCACGGCGCAGGCTTCGTGCTGGTGTTCGAGTACATGCTGTCGGACCTGGCCGAGGTGATCCGCAACGCCCAGCAGCCCCTCACGCAGGCCCAGGCGAAAGGCTACATGCTCATGTTGCTGCAGGGGGTGGCCTTCTGCCACGCCAATAACATCATGCACCGG GATCTGAAACCAGCCAATTTACTCATCAGCTCTACGGGGCAGCTGAAGATTGCGGATTTCGGCCTCGCCAGGGTGTTCTCCAGTGACGCAGGCCGGCTCTACAGCCACCAGGTGGCCACCAG GTGGTACCGTGCCCCGGAGCTCCTGTACGGTGCCCGGAAGTATGACGAAGGGGTGGATTTGTG GGCTGTGGGCTGCATTTTTGCTGAGCTGCTGAACAACTCGCCCCTCTTCCCCGGGGAGAACGACATCGAGCAGCTCTGCTGTGTACTCCGGGTGCTGGGGACCCCCAGTCCGCGCGTCTGGCCG GAGATCACGGAGCTGCCTGACTACAACAAGATCTCGTTCAAAGACCACCCGCCCATCCCGCTGGAGGAGGTGCTGCCCGACGCCCCCCCACAGGCCCTGCAGCTGCTCGGGCGCTTCCTGGTCTACCCTTCCCGGGAGCGCGTGAGGGCAGCCCAG gcATTGCTGCATCCCTATTTCTTCACCCCCCCGCTGCCCGCCCACCACTCGGAGCTACCCATTCCCCAGCGAGGGGGCAGGACGGCCCGGCAGGGACCCCCGCACCAGCGCAACTTCCACATCGAGCGGCCCGTGGAAGAGTCTGTGGTGGACCCCAAATGGGTGGCCCCTTATGTGGTGTGA